DNA from Synechococcus sp. CBW1108:
GATCCTGCTGCCGCCCAGCCACTGCCCCCGGTGCGGCAGCCGTTTGCGCTGGTATGAGGATGTGCCCGTGCTGGGATGGCTATGGCTGAGGGGCCGCTGCGGCCACTGCGGCGCCCCGATCGCGATTCGCTATCCGCTGGTAGAGCTGCTCAGCGCCGGGCTCTGGGTGGCCTGCCTGCAGGCAACCCCGGCAGCGATGGGCCCCCGGCCCCTGGCCTGGCTGGTGGTGCTGGCTGGCTGGCTGCTGCTCAGCTGGCTGCTGCCCTTGCTGCTGATCGACCTCGATTACCTCTGGCTGCCCGAGCCCCTCTGCCGGATAGGCCTGCTACTGGGCCTGGGGATGACGGCAATAATTGGTTTTCAGCAGGGCGAAGCCGTGGGCCGGGCCCTGCTGTTCCACCACCTCCTGGCTGCCGGGGTTGCCCTGGTGGGGTTTGAAGGCGTCAGCGCCCTGGCCGAGAGGCTCATCGGCAAGCCCGCCCTGGGGCTGGGCGACGCCAAGCTCGCTGCCCTGCTGGGAGCGTGGCTGGGGCTCACCGGCCTGGGCATAACTGTGGTGCTGGCAGTGTTCGGCGGTGCCGTGATTGGCAGCATCGGCCGCCTCAGCGGGCGGCTGGGCAGGCACCAGCCCTTTCCCTTCGGACCATTTCTGGCAGCTGGTGGGGCCGCCGTCTGGCTATGGGGCCATGACTTTTGGCTGCCACTCCTTGGGCTGGTGGGCCGGGCGCCTTAAATGGATTCAGCCGCCGGGCCCTGTCGCCTTGAGATCGCATGTCGCTTTTCGACTGGTTCGCGGATCGCCAGAAAAATGCCCCCACCGTGCGGGTCACCCAGGACGTGGAAGAGGGCGATGGGCTGTGGAGCAAGTGCCCCGAATGCGGCCTAGTGGTCTACCGCAAAGATCTGGTGGCCAATGCCAGCGTCTGCAAGGGGTGCGGCCACCACAACAGGATTGACAGTGAGGAGCGCATCGCCCTGATCGCCGACCCCGGCAGCTTCGAACCGCTAGATAGCTGCCTGGCCCCCACCGATCCATTGGTCTTCAAGGATCGGCGCAGCTACACAGATCGGCTGCGGGACAGCCAGCAGAGCACCGGACTGCTGGATGCCGTCGTCACCGGCCTCTGCCGCACCAGCGGCTTGCCCCTGGCCCTGGGGGTGATGGACTTCAGCTTCATGGGCGGCTCGATGGGCTCGGTGGTGGGCGAGAAGCTCACCCGCCTGATCGAAACCGCCACTGCCCGCCGCTACCCGGTGCTGATCGTGTGTGCCTCCGGCGGCGCCCGCATGCAGGAGGGCATGCTCAGCTTGATGCAGATGGCCAAGATCTCCGGTGCCCTGGAACGCCACCGCCAGGCCGAATTGCTCTACCTGCCCCTGCTGACCTACCCCACCACAGGGGGTGTGACGGCCAGCTTTGCCATGCTGGGCGATCTAATATTGGCCGAACCCAAGGCCCTGATCGGCTTTGCTGGCAGGCGGGTGATTGAGCAGACCCTGCGCGAAAAACTCCCCGAAGGCTTTCAAACCGCTGAATACCTGCGCGAGCATGGCTTTGTCGATGCCATCGTGGATCGCACCCGCCTCAAGCCCACCCTGGCAAGCCTGCTCAAGCTGCACGGCTGCCGCGAAACGGTGGCGGCGTGAGGCAGATCATGGGCAGAAATCTGGGCAAATTCTTAAGCAGAAATCTGGGCAGGCTGGCTTCAATTCTGCTGCTGCTGCTGATAGTTATCAGCGGCGCCGGTTCGGCAGCCTTTGCCGGCCCGGTTGACTGGCACGAGGTGGCGAGCAGCGATGAGGGGCGCCAGTGGTGGGATGGGGGCAGCCTGCGCCGTAGCCGCGAGGGCAACGT
Protein-coding regions in this window:
- a CDS encoding A24 family peptidase, which produces MSVPAPLLASFPNLPIGVALIGACFGSFLNLVAWRLPREESILLPPSHCPRCGSRLRWYEDVPVLGWLWLRGRCGHCGAPIAIRYPLVELLSAGLWVACLQATPAAMGPRPLAWLVVLAGWLLLSWLLPLLLIDLDYLWLPEPLCRIGLLLGLGMTAIIGFQQGEAVGRALLFHHLLAAGVALVGFEGVSALAERLIGKPALGLGDAKLAALLGAWLGLTGLGITVVLAVFGGAVIGSIGRLSGRLGRHQPFPFGPFLAAGGAAVWLWGHDFWLPLLGLVGRAP
- the accD gene encoding acetyl-CoA carboxylase, carboxyltransferase subunit beta, with protein sequence MSLFDWFADRQKNAPTVRVTQDVEEGDGLWSKCPECGLVVYRKDLVANASVCKGCGHHNRIDSEERIALIADPGSFEPLDSCLAPTDPLVFKDRRSYTDRLRDSQQSTGLLDAVVTGLCRTSGLPLALGVMDFSFMGGSMGSVVGEKLTRLIETATARRYPVLIVCASGGARMQEGMLSLMQMAKISGALERHRQAELLYLPLLTYPTTGGVTASFAMLGDLILAEPKALIGFAGRRVIEQTLREKLPEGFQTAEYLREHGFVDAIVDRTRLKPTLASLLKLHGCRETVAA